One stretch of Microbacterium terrae DNA includes these proteins:
- a CDS encoding L,D-transpeptidase: MADAGGTGRARPRRAIAIGALAAVVIGVFVALAVSYAERGEPAASAPTPTETGAATATPAEPTPTPTPTPTGYPANTTSYDVTTLPRVTVFSVIPELPVDDDPFAAASGLTALAGAAGAPVFADPTGEPVAYVPREYSYGGTTLPIVEKQDDWVEVLLTGRQAVPSQGDPAQVTGWLRVADVEIAPIDVEVLVDISDRTVDIVRGGVAERIATDFAWGTEDTPTPMGRAFIMMTRVVPEYWYTRGNPIVYLSVQSPTLDGFAGANVAVTAFHYHDDRTGPISNGCIRLGPEPIAALAELPEGTPVTIAP; this comes from the coding sequence ATGGCGGATGCCGGGGGCACAGGGCGCGCGCGACCACGCAGGGCGATCGCGATCGGCGCCCTCGCCGCGGTGGTCATCGGGGTGTTCGTCGCGCTCGCCGTCTCGTACGCGGAGCGCGGCGAGCCGGCGGCATCCGCTCCCACGCCGACCGAGACGGGCGCGGCGACGGCGACGCCTGCCGAGCCGACGCCCACGCCGACCCCGACGCCGACCGGCTACCCCGCGAACACCACGTCGTACGACGTGACGACGCTGCCGCGGGTGACCGTGTTCTCCGTGATCCCCGAGCTTCCTGTCGACGACGATCCGTTCGCCGCGGCATCCGGACTCACCGCGCTCGCCGGCGCCGCCGGGGCGCCGGTGTTCGCCGACCCGACGGGTGAGCCGGTGGCCTACGTTCCCCGCGAATACTCGTACGGCGGCACCACCCTGCCCATCGTCGAGAAGCAGGACGACTGGGTCGAAGTGCTCCTCACCGGCCGCCAGGCCGTGCCGTCGCAGGGCGACCCGGCGCAGGTGACGGGCTGGCTGCGCGTCGCCGACGTCGAGATCGCGCCGATCGATGTCGAAGTGCTCGTCGACATCTCGGACCGCACCGTCGACATCGTGCGCGGTGGGGTGGCCGAGAGGATCGCCACCGACTTCGCGTGGGGCACCGAAGACACGCCGACGCCGATGGGGCGGGCGTTCATCATGATGACGCGCGTGGTGCCCGAGTACTGGTACACGCGCGGCAACCCGATCGTCTATCTGTCGGTGCAGTCGCCCACGCTCGATGGGTTCGCCGGAGCGAACGTCGCCGTGACGGCGTTCCACTATCACGACGACCGGACGGGGCCGATCTCGAACGGATGCATCCGCCTCGGCCCCGAGCCGATCGCAGCGCTCGCCGAGCTGCCCGAGGGCACGCCGGTGACGATCGCGCCGTAG
- a CDS encoding HNH endonuclease, with protein MNDLLDDIGETLAHLGRSWRRTPAGDRLAVDDLADAELVALNESLGAARRRFDAVHSRIASEIARRSRPEHGAEGLAKKNGYRTPVTLIAATTGTTVGEAAKLVSVGEATAPRRMFSGEDAPARHPFVAAALAAGEIGMPASSAIITMLDRIAMRVDRPTLDDAERTLIAQAHGLALDQLAKVITRAEAYLDPDGLQPHESEMRQMRSLRFFERDGMLCIDGKFDPVSGAPIRTAIEAVVTAEFRNEADQRGAGGASADTDGVDSGADAANLDGTAGPVSDRARGPLGDDSRARTVAQRQADALLQLAEHLLGCDSTDKPIDGPTVIVRMTLADLESGTGVATIDGVAQPISVSAARRMAASGGVIPEVLGGESEILDWGRRKRLFTRAQKLALAERDGGCVGCGLAPGMCKVHHLRWWARDLGPTDLDNGVLLCESCHHRVHDNGWEIRVEGTGVAARVWFIPPAHIDPRRTPRPGGNRRFSYAPAHAA; from the coding sequence ATGAACGATCTACTCGATGATATCGGCGAGACTCTCGCCCATCTCGGTCGTTCGTGGCGCCGCACGCCCGCAGGCGATCGGCTGGCGGTCGATGACCTCGCCGATGCCGAACTCGTCGCCCTCAATGAGTCGCTCGGCGCCGCGCGTCGCCGGTTCGATGCGGTTCACTCACGAATCGCGAGCGAGATCGCCCGCCGGTCTCGCCCCGAGCACGGCGCCGAGGGGCTCGCGAAGAAGAACGGCTACCGCACGCCCGTCACGCTGATCGCCGCGACCACGGGCACCACCGTCGGCGAGGCGGCGAAGCTCGTATCCGTCGGCGAGGCGACCGCACCGCGCCGCATGTTCTCCGGAGAAGACGCTCCCGCCCGGCATCCGTTCGTCGCAGCGGCACTCGCCGCAGGCGAGATCGGCATGCCGGCATCCTCCGCGATCATCACGATGCTCGACAGAATCGCCATGCGCGTCGATCGGCCAACGCTCGACGACGCCGAGCGCACTCTCATCGCGCAGGCGCATGGGCTCGCGCTCGACCAGCTCGCCAAGGTGATCACCCGCGCCGAGGCCTACCTCGATCCCGACGGGCTCCAGCCGCACGAGAGCGAAATGCGCCAGATGCGCAGCCTGCGATTCTTCGAACGCGACGGGATGCTGTGCATCGACGGCAAGTTCGATCCGGTCTCAGGAGCCCCGATCCGCACCGCGATCGAGGCCGTGGTCACCGCCGAATTCCGCAACGAGGCCGATCAGCGGGGCGCCGGCGGCGCCTCGGCCGACACCGACGGCGTCGACAGCGGGGCGGATGCTGCGAACCTCGACGGCACCGCCGGCCCTGTCTCCGACCGTGCCCGGGGCCCGCTCGGCGACGACTCTCGCGCGCGCACCGTCGCCCAGCGTCAAGCCGACGCCCTGCTGCAGCTCGCCGAGCATCTTCTCGGATGCGACAGCACCGACAAGCCGATCGACGGCCCCACGGTGATCGTGCGCATGACCCTCGCCGACCTCGAGTCCGGCACCGGGGTGGCGACCATCGACGGCGTCGCCCAGCCGATCTCGGTCTCGGCAGCGCGGCGTATGGCAGCGTCGGGCGGAGTCATCCCCGAAGTGCTCGGCGGCGAGAGCGAGATCCTCGATTGGGGTCGGCGGAAGCGCTTGTTCACCCGAGCGCAGAAGCTCGCGCTCGCTGAACGCGACGGCGGATGCGTCGGATGCGGCCTCGCCCCCGGGATGTGCAAAGTCCACCACCTACGCTGGTGGGCCCGAGACCTCGGACCGACCGACCTCGACAACGGAGTGCTGCTCTGCGAATCGTGCCATCACCGCGTGCATGACAACGGGTGGGAGATCCGCGTCGAAGGCACGGGGGTCGCAGCACGGGTGTGGTTCATTCCACCCGCGCACATCGATCCGCGCCGCACTCCGCGACCAGGCGGCAACCGCCGCTTCAGCTACGCGCCCGCCCACGCCGCGTGA
- a CDS encoding ABC transporter permease, whose product MTTLTAQPAARTRAASSYRLTFGHLLRSEAIKIATVRSTWWSLGVAALLSVGISMMIASASSSFGPGFPAVSAILSPTQFTMLVAGILGAIVITGEYSTGMIRSTLAAEPRRGRVVLAKAVVLALVMAVTTIVTYAIAIAATAPFLTEGIDWSDSAQSIVPLAYGVLSMVVFTLLGLGFGFIIRNGAGAIAATVGVLFVLPIVFSLFSMAGEAWQWIVDLGAYLPMNAASALTTPGAEEFLPSLLALAGWVVVPLVLGWGVLRTRDA is encoded by the coding sequence ATGACCACGCTCACCGCACAGCCGGCCGCACGCACACGAGCGGCCTCGTCGTACCGGCTGACCTTCGGCCACCTGCTGCGCAGCGAGGCGATCAAGATCGCGACCGTGCGCTCGACCTGGTGGTCGCTCGGGGTCGCGGCGCTGCTCTCGGTCGGCATCTCGATGATGATCGCGAGCGCCTCGTCGAGCTTCGGCCCCGGCTTCCCGGCCGTCAGCGCCATCCTGTCGCCGACGCAGTTCACCATGCTCGTCGCGGGCATCCTCGGGGCGATCGTGATCACCGGCGAGTACTCGACGGGCATGATCCGCTCCACCCTCGCCGCGGAGCCGCGCCGTGGCAGGGTGGTGCTCGCGAAGGCTGTCGTTCTCGCGCTGGTCATGGCGGTCACCACCATCGTGACCTACGCGATCGCGATCGCCGCGACGGCGCCCTTCCTCACCGAGGGGATCGACTGGTCCGACAGCGCCCAGTCGATCGTCCCGCTCGCGTACGGCGTGCTGTCGATGGTCGTGTTCACGCTGCTCGGACTCGGCTTCGGGTTCATCATCCGCAACGGCGCCGGCGCGATCGCGGCGACGGTGGGCGTGCTGTTCGTGCTGCCGATCGTGTTCAGCCTGTTCTCCATGGCGGGCGAAGCCTGGCAGTGGATCGTCGACCTCGGCGCGTATCTGCCGATGAACGCGGCATCCGCCTTGACCACACCCGGTGCGGAGGAGTTCCTCCCGTCGCTGCTCGCGCTCGCCGGGTGGGTCGTCGTGCCGCTCGTGCTCGGCTGGGGAGTGCTCCGCACGCGCGACGCCTGA
- the arfB gene encoding alternative ribosome rescue aminoacyl-tRNA hydrolase ArfB, translated as MPAAHRPGLAVGSALTIPESELSWRFSRSSGPGGQGVNTADSRVELLWDAANSAALSPVQRDRILTRLSGRLVDGVLTITASEHRAQLRNRDAARDRLAALLADALRPPAAVRRATKPSRGAKERRLKAKKQRTDVKNLRRRPDAP; from the coding sequence ATGCCTGCCGCCCATCGCCCCGGACTCGCGGTCGGCTCGGCGCTCACGATCCCCGAGTCCGAGCTGTCGTGGCGTTTCTCGCGCTCATCGGGGCCGGGCGGGCAGGGCGTGAACACCGCCGACTCGCGCGTCGAACTGCTGTGGGATGCCGCGAACTCCGCGGCCCTCTCGCCGGTGCAGCGCGACCGCATCCTCACGAGGCTCTCGGGCCGGCTCGTCGACGGCGTGCTGACGATCACCGCATCCGAGCATCGGGCGCAGCTGCGCAACCGCGATGCCGCGCGCGACCGGCTGGCGGCGCTCCTCGCCGACGCGCTCCGACCGCCCGCAGCGGTGCGGCGCGCGACCAAGCCGAGCCGAGGCGCGAAGGAGCGTCGGCTGAAGGCGAAGAAGCAGCGGACCGACGTGAAGAACCTGCGGAGGCGACCGGATGCCCCGTAG
- a CDS encoding DUF2809 domain-containing protein — translation MTAEAGDHEASASAVRRPARRRPRALALLAAVVACGLGVHALLADTAATDISGDALYAAAAYLAVVLVAPHWSPFVVAGVAGAWCVAVELFQLTGIPIALGAVFPPAMLVLGTVFDARDLLVYVVAVAACAAIDTALARIRSRR, via the coding sequence ATGACTGCGGAGGCCGGCGACCACGAGGCATCCGCGTCCGCAGTGCGACGCCCAGCCCGGCGCCGACCCCGCGCCCTCGCGCTCCTCGCAGCGGTGGTCGCCTGCGGTCTGGGCGTGCACGCGCTTCTCGCCGACACCGCGGCGACCGATATCTCGGGCGACGCGCTCTACGCGGCCGCGGCGTATCTCGCCGTGGTGCTGGTCGCACCCCATTGGTCGCCGTTCGTCGTGGCTGGTGTGGCGGGCGCGTGGTGCGTGGCCGTGGAACTGTTCCAGCTCACCGGCATCCCGATCGCCCTCGGCGCGGTGTTCCCGCCCGCGATGCTGGTGCTCGGCACGGTCTTCGACGCGCGCGACCTGCTCGTGTACGTGGTCGCGGTGGCGGCGTGCGCGGCGATCGACACCGCACTCGCGCGCATCCGCTCCCGGCGCTGA
- a CDS encoding M23 family metallopeptidase has protein sequence MSEYQRPVVPTGLSTFDAHTRRRPPSKEAGVDYYCPMGTPILAAADGFVVEIGGCTEPATGRYLTIDLDDGLRVRYLHLSRWAKNRGDRVQRGDVVAYSGASGYGSEFFGAASLETIPWNTGGPHVHTTLWPTHRYRFGADAGTLDIERYVGGVDARLSPEEPETSQEDDMIFVEDTQGNRGRAIVVGGKWIPLANADELSEASKRASEKWYIETAEFDLWKNLFGRGDRTLVSAITDAADDGASAADIAQALKSKLAAAVVAELVRHLEP, from the coding sequence ATGTCCGAATACCAACGGCCGGTCGTGCCGACCGGCCTGTCGACGTTCGATGCGCACACGCGGCGCCGCCCGCCGTCGAAAGAGGCGGGCGTCGACTACTACTGCCCGATGGGCACTCCGATCCTCGCGGCCGCCGACGGCTTCGTGGTCGAGATCGGCGGGTGCACGGAGCCCGCCACCGGACGCTACCTCACCATCGACCTCGATGACGGCCTTCGGGTGCGGTATCTCCACCTGTCACGGTGGGCCAAGAACCGCGGCGACCGGGTGCAGCGTGGCGACGTCGTCGCCTACTCCGGCGCATCCGGTTACGGGTCGGAGTTCTTCGGTGCGGCGTCGCTCGAGACCATTCCGTGGAACACCGGTGGTCCGCACGTGCACACCACACTCTGGCCGACACATCGCTACAGATTCGGCGCCGACGCCGGAACGCTCGACATCGAGCGGTACGTCGGCGGAGTCGATGCGCGATTATCCCCGGAAGAACCCGAGACATCCCAGGAGGACGACATGATCTTCGTCGAGGACACCCAAGGCAACCGCGGGCGGGCGATCGTCGTCGGCGGCAAGTGGATTCCGCTCGCGAACGCCGACGAACTGTCCGAGGCGTCGAAGCGGGCGAGCGAGAAGTGGTACATCGAGACCGCCGAGTTCGACCTGTGGAAGAACCTGTTCGGTCGCGGCGACCGGACGCTCGTCTCCGCGATCACCGACGCCGCAGACGACGGGGCGAGCGCCGCCGACATCGCCCAGGCGCTGAAATCGAAGCTCGCCGCAGCCGTCGTCGCGGAGCTGGTCAGACACCTCGAGCCCTGA
- a CDS encoding ABC transporter ATP-binding protein has protein sequence MIVAEQLTKRYGDKTAVSQVSFTVQPGKVTGFLGPNGAGKSTTMRMIVGLDRPTAGTVTVNGRPYADLRAPLTEVGVLLDAKAVHTGRSARNHLRAMAATHGIGRGRVDEVIELTGIGSVAGKRAGKFSLGMGQRLGIAAALLGDPQTLILDEPVNGLDPEGVRWVRQFVRHLASEGRTVLLSSHLMSEMAQTADHVIVVGRGQVLADAELSHLVRSWTTNTVAVRSPRLTELVAAITAPGPEFTVTVTEPGAAEITGITAASLGDLAASLGIPVHELTSRTGSLEEAYLALTGEAVEYKSKEIA, from the coding sequence ATGATCGTTGCAGAACAGCTCACCAAGCGCTACGGAGACAAGACCGCGGTCTCGCAGGTCTCGTTCACGGTGCAGCCGGGGAAGGTCACCGGGTTCCTGGGGCCCAACGGCGCCGGCAAGTCCACCACGATGCGCATGATCGTCGGCCTCGACCGGCCGACGGCCGGCACCGTGACGGTGAACGGCCGGCCCTACGCCGACCTGCGTGCGCCGCTCACCGAGGTGGGCGTGCTGCTCGACGCGAAGGCGGTGCACACCGGCCGCTCCGCGCGCAACCACCTGCGTGCGATGGCCGCCACCCACGGCATCGGCCGCGGGCGTGTCGACGAGGTGATCGAGCTGACGGGCATCGGCTCGGTAGCCGGCAAGCGCGCCGGCAAGTTCTCGCTCGGCATGGGGCAGCGCCTCGGCATCGCGGCCGCACTGCTCGGCGACCCGCAGACGCTCATCCTCGACGAGCCGGTCAACGGGCTCGACCCCGAAGGCGTCCGGTGGGTTCGCCAGTTCGTGCGCCACCTCGCGTCGGAGGGGCGCACCGTGCTTCTGTCGAGCCACTTGATGAGCGAGATGGCGCAGACCGCCGACCATGTGATCGTGGTCGGTCGAGGTCAGGTGCTCGCCGACGCCGAGCTGTCGCACCTGGTGCGCAGCTGGACCACCAACACCGTCGCCGTGCGCTCGCCGCGACTGACAGAGCTGGTGGCGGCCATCACCGCTCCCGGCCCCGAGTTCACCGTCACGGTCACCGAACCGGGCGCCGCCGAGATCACCGGCATCACCGCCGCGTCGCTCGGCGACCTCGCCGCGTCGCTGGGTATCCCCGTCCACGAACTGACCTCGCGCACGGGCTCGCTCGAAGAGGCCTACCTCGCCCTCACCGGCGAAGCGGTCGAGTACAAGTCGAAGGAGATCGCATGA
- a CDS encoding SDR family NAD(P)-dependent oxidoreductase, with the protein MTEQINPIDAESTIAEWMGHPVGARVIAGIAAQGGISDGALRLARNIPLSRFLGAGGPLPEGMIDNLVAQANGGAAPQGVSHASWTEVVTPGRFDGQTVIVTGAASGIGRAVASRIAREGGRVVAVDLSEDRLTEFAAGMPEADIVPVAGDITAAESIDRIIAAAGARIDGLANVAGLLDDFSPIHEVSDETLERVFNVNVFGLIKLTRAVVPFMISQKQGSIVNIASEAALRGSSAGLAYTASKNAVVGVTKNTAYMYEQHNIRVNAVAPGGTLTGMRPGRVSPFGQARLDEHIADAPLALPEALAASITFLLSRDGVNINGAVLPSDGGESVY; encoded by the coding sequence ATGACTGAGCAGATCAACCCGATCGACGCTGAGAGCACGATCGCGGAGTGGATGGGGCATCCGGTGGGTGCGCGTGTCATCGCCGGCATCGCGGCTCAGGGCGGAATCTCCGACGGCGCGCTCCGGCTCGCGCGCAACATTCCGCTGAGCCGATTCCTCGGCGCGGGCGGCCCGCTGCCCGAGGGGATGATCGACAATCTCGTCGCACAGGCCAACGGGGGTGCAGCACCTCAGGGCGTATCCCACGCGTCATGGACCGAAGTCGTCACCCCGGGTCGATTCGATGGCCAGACCGTCATCGTGACCGGCGCGGCGTCCGGGATCGGGCGCGCCGTCGCCTCGCGCATCGCACGTGAAGGCGGCCGAGTCGTCGCGGTCGATCTGTCGGAGGACCGGTTGACTGAGTTCGCGGCCGGCATGCCCGAGGCCGACATCGTCCCCGTCGCCGGAGACATCACCGCCGCCGAGAGCATCGATCGCATCATCGCCGCGGCAGGCGCACGCATCGACGGCCTGGCGAACGTAGCAGGGCTGTTGGACGACTTCAGCCCCATCCACGAGGTGTCCGACGAGACGCTCGAGCGGGTTTTCAACGTCAACGTGTTCGGCCTCATCAAACTCACTCGCGCCGTGGTTCCTTTCATGATCAGCCAGAAGCAAGGATCGATCGTGAACATCGCATCCGAAGCGGCACTGCGAGGTTCGTCTGCAGGGCTCGCCTACACCGCGTCGAAGAATGCCGTCGTCGGCGTCACCAAGAACACCGCATACATGTACGAGCAGCACAACATCCGGGTCAACGCGGTCGCCCCCGGCGGCACGCTCACCGGCATGCGTCCCGGCAGGGTGAGCCCATTCGGTCAGGCCCGCCTCGATGAGCACATCGCCGACGCCCCTCTCGCCCTGCCCGAGGCTCTCGCCGCGTCGATCACCTTCCTGCTCAGCCGCGATGGGGTGAACATCAACGGCGCGGTGCTCCCCAGCGACGGAGGCGAATCCGTCTACTGA
- a CDS encoding DUF1294 domain-containing protein has protein sequence MPKAATRNARARTGVRPQSSHHGDRDLSRPLPASFSWSVLAVFAVVLAIASVIAPLPWWIAAVYGAMSLITFVAYGLDKRAARRSAPRTPENTLLMLGLLAGWPGALAAQQSFRHKTRKRTFRRAFWGTVVLNVAALGVLAWFIVES, from the coding sequence ATGCCGAAAGCCGCGACCCGCAACGCTCGAGCCCGTACAGGCGTCAGGCCCCAGAGCTCGCATCACGGCGACCGCGACCTGTCCCGCCCGCTGCCCGCGAGCTTCAGCTGGAGCGTGCTCGCGGTGTTCGCCGTCGTGTTGGCGATCGCATCCGTCATCGCCCCGCTCCCCTGGTGGATCGCTGCCGTCTACGGCGCGATGAGCCTCATCACCTTCGTCGCCTACGGACTCGACAAGCGCGCCGCTCGGCGCTCAGCGCCCCGCACGCCCGAGAACACCCTGCTCATGCTCGGCCTCCTCGCCGGCTGGCCCGGCGCCCTCGCCGCCCAGCAGTCCTTCCGCCACAAGACCCGCAAGCGCACCTTCCGCCGGGCGTTCTGGGGCACCGTGGTGCTCAACGTCGCTGCCCTCGGCGTGCTCGCCTGGTTCATCGTCGAGTCCTGA
- a CDS encoding GyrI-like domain-containing protein: MRQISYRRVEPVTVYAARIDAPGPGPDNVGPAIATVMPAFNEALIDAGRPLLEPGIFWYEPHDDSPELTVHVSFRAEDPPVPGDGYEVVTLPAVDTMAVLVHAGDMTGIGDSWGRLMEGVAADGYRIVGPCREVYLEAGDPEPGPDWVTELQAPVERG, translated from the coding sequence ATGAGGCAGATCTCCTACCGCCGGGTGGAGCCCGTGACCGTGTACGCGGCCCGCATCGATGCGCCCGGACCCGGTCCCGACAACGTGGGACCGGCGATCGCGACGGTGATGCCCGCCTTCAACGAGGCCCTGATCGATGCAGGCAGGCCGCTGCTCGAGCCCGGCATCTTCTGGTACGAACCGCACGACGACTCCCCCGAGCTGACGGTGCACGTCTCGTTCCGTGCCGAAGACCCGCCCGTGCCGGGCGACGGCTACGAGGTCGTCACGCTGCCCGCGGTCGACACGATGGCGGTGCTCGTGCACGCGGGCGACATGACGGGGATCGGGGACTCGTGGGGCCGGCTCATGGAGGGCGTGGCGGCCGACGGCTACCGCATCGTCGGCCCGTGCCGCGAGGTGTACCTCGAAGCGGGTGACCCCGAGCCCGGACCGGACTGGGTGACCGAGCTGCAGGCGCCCGTCGAACGGGGCTGA
- a CDS encoding aldo/keto reductase translates to MQQRPLGRTGRAVSAIGLGTWQLGADWGQVSEDEALAVLAASVDRGVTLFDTADVYGDGRSEKLIGRFLAERHERTVTVATKMGRRMAQEPENYTPENFRAWTDRSRKNLGVDRLDLVQLHCPPSEVIAAGATYDALDDLVASGAIAAYGVSVETCAQALAAIARPNVANIQIILNPFRLKPLDAVLPAARAAGTAIFARVPLASGLLSGRYTADTTFAENDHRTYNRQGEAFDRGETFSGVDFEVGVEAARELAASLPISVPLPAATLAWIASLPGVTSVIPGARNVSQAGRNADAGELIDGGFDVDAFDAVIRRVYDERLRESIHPHW, encoded by the coding sequence ATGCAGCAGCGTCCTCTCGGTCGAACCGGCCGCGCCGTCTCGGCTATCGGCCTCGGCACCTGGCAGTTGGGTGCCGACTGGGGGCAGGTGTCGGAAGACGAGGCGCTCGCCGTGCTCGCGGCATCCGTCGACCGTGGCGTCACCCTGTTCGACACCGCCGACGTGTACGGCGACGGACGCAGCGAGAAGCTGATCGGGCGCTTCCTGGCCGAGCGCCACGAGCGCACGGTCACGGTGGCGACCAAGATGGGTCGGCGCATGGCGCAGGAGCCCGAGAACTACACGCCCGAGAACTTCCGCGCGTGGACCGATCGCTCCCGCAAGAACCTCGGCGTCGACCGACTCGACCTGGTGCAGCTGCACTGCCCGCCGTCGGAGGTGATCGCCGCCGGCGCGACATACGACGCCCTCGACGACCTGGTGGCGTCGGGCGCGATCGCCGCGTACGGGGTATCGGTCGAGACGTGCGCGCAAGCGCTCGCGGCGATCGCCCGGCCGAACGTGGCGAACATCCAGATCATCCTCAATCCGTTCCGGCTCAAGCCGCTCGACGCGGTGCTTCCCGCGGCGCGCGCCGCCGGAACGGCGATCTTCGCGCGCGTGCCGCTCGCATCGGGCCTGCTGTCGGGCCGGTACACGGCTGACACCACGTTCGCCGAGAACGACCACCGCACGTACAACCGGCAGGGCGAGGCGTTCGACCGCGGCGAGACGTTCTCGGGTGTCGACTTCGAGGTGGGCGTCGAGGCGGCGCGCGAGCTCGCGGCGTCGCTGCCCATCAGCGTGCCGCTGCCTGCCGCAACGCTGGCGTGGATCGCCTCGCTTCCCGGTGTGACGAGCGTGATCCCGGGTGCGCGCAACGTGTCGCAGGCGGGCAGGAATGCGGATGCCGGCGAGCTGATCGACGGCGGGTTCGACGTCGACGCGTTCGATGCCGTCATCCGCCGGGTGTACGACGAGCGCCTGCGCGAGAGCATCCACCCGCACTGGTGA